From Ascaphus truei isolate aAscTru1 chromosome 17, aAscTru1.hap1, whole genome shotgun sequence, the proteins below share one genomic window:
- the HMOX1 gene encoding heme oxygenase 1 — METPGSPRSESAFEDLSEALKEATKEVHVQAENTEFMRTFQKGQVSLNEFKLVMSSLYFVYEALEEEIDRNKENAVYSPVHFPLELHRKETLEQDLEYFYGPQWRKEIPCPQSTKDYVDRLHHVGQEEPELLVAHAYTRYLGDLSGGQVLKKIAQKALHLPATGEGLAFFSFDNVTNATKFKQLYRSRMNSIEVDKVTKERILEEAKNAFLLNVKVFEELQTLSSEQSPKVPPSAEKPTVRSRITNTSNGGLQSTSQNHEKSVPSLDQSVSFFRWALLAGCAVVALVGLYIL, encoded by the exons atggAGACGCCCGGCAGCCCCAGATCGGAGAG CGCCTTTGAAGATTTGTCTGAAGCCTTGAAAGAGGCGACCAAGGAGGTCCATGTGCAAGCTGAAAACACAGAGTTCATGAGGACCTTCCAGAAGGGGCAGGTCTCACTCAACGAGTTCAAG CTTGTCATGTCCTCCTTATACTTTGTTTATGAAGCGCTGGAGGAAGAGATTGATCGCAATAAGGAGAATGCTGTCTACTCCCCGGTTCATTTCCCCCTGGAGCTCCACCGTAAGGAGACCCTGGAGCAAGACCTTGAGTATTTCTATGGGCCGCAGTGGAGGAAGGAGATCCCGTGTCCCCAGTCCACCAAAGACTATGTGGACAGACTTCACCACGTTGGCCAGGAGGAGCCCGAGCTGCTGGTGGCCCATGCTTACACACGATACTTAGGGGACCTCTCAGGTGGGCAGGTCCTCAAGAAGATCGCTCAGAAGGCTTTGCACCTTCCAGCCACTGGTGAGGGTCTGGCTTTCTTCTCCTTTGACAACGTCACCAACGCGACAAAGTTCAAACAGCTCTACCGATCCCGGATGAACTCCATAGAAGTGGACAAAGTGACCAAGGAAAGGATCTTAGAAGAGGCCAAGAATGCGTTCCTGCTCAATGTCAAG GTTTTTGAAGAACTGCAGACGCTGTCATCAGAACAGTCTCCGAAAGTTCCCCCAAGTGCCGAGAAACCAACAGTAAGAAGCAGAATCACGAACACGTCAAACG GAGGTCTCCAATCCACGAGCCAAAACCATGAGAAGAGCGTCCCATCCCTGGACCAGTCTGTGTCGTTCTTCCGCTGGGCTCTTCTCGCTGGGTGTGCTGTGGTGGCCCTCGTGGGGCTGTACATCTTATAA